In one Juglans regia cultivar Chandler chromosome 11, Walnut 2.0, whole genome shotgun sequence genomic region, the following are encoded:
- the LOC108984494 gene encoding uncharacterized protein LOC108984494 yields MKGREAKAAPSADLLVCFPSRAHLTLMPKPICSPARHSEPNKRHHSHHHHHHHHLKKASTRGGGQASPLLWAKTKPMGSEISEPTSPKVTCAGQIKVRPKTSSCKSWQSVMEEIERIHNNRKHKKRPSWVEALGLKKDIMQFLTCLRSIRFDFRCFGSFPESDITTEDEDDEEEIGECQDNHLGTERSDGNETSRTAFSKWFMVLQENQNNKLCKQEKRETKKTYDDESIAASAAPPPNALLLMRCRSAPAKGWLVEKEDEEEEGEEDEDEEGTGKEVRKAKSLKCLMEEEKRTKKENMVVMKYDTDFYKISSDIAKETWVGGGMRDPFSRSRSWKR; encoded by the coding sequence ATGAAGGGGAGAGAAGCCAAAGCAGCTCCTTCAGCAGATCTTTTAGTATGTTTTCCTTCTCGTGCCCATCTAACCCTAATGCCCAAGCCAATATGCAGCCCAGCAAGACATTCAGAGCCGAACAAGCGCCACCACAGCCACcatcatcaccaccaccatcacctTAAGAAAGCGAGCACCAGAGGTGGTGGCCAAGCTAGTCCTCTGCTATGGGCCAAAACAAAGCCAATGGGCTCGGAAATCTCCGAACCTACTTCCCCGAAAGTCACCTGTGCCGGGCAGATCAAGGTCAGGCCCAAGACAAGTTCATGCAAAAGCTGGCAATCAGTCATGGAAGAAATTGAAAGAATTCACAACAATAGAAAGCATAAAAAGCGACCCAGTTGGGTTGAAGCTCTTGGGTTAAAGAAAGATATTATGCAATTCTTGACGTGTTTGCGAAGCATAAGATTTGATTTTCGGTGCTTTGGGAGCTTTCCTGAGTCAGATATCACTACagaggatgaagatgatgaagaagagattGGAGAATGTCAAGACAATCACTTGGGCACTGAGAGAAGTGATGGCAATGAGACTTCGAGAACTGCCTTCTCGAAATGGTTCATGGTTTTACAggaaaatcaaaacaataaGTTGTGCAaacaagagaaaagagagacaAAGAAGACATATGATGATGAATCTATTGCTGCATCTGCTGCTCCTCCGCCAAATGCTCTGTTGCTTATGCGCTGTAGATCTGCTCCAGCAAAAGGCTGGTTGGTAGAGAAagaagatgaggaggaggagggggaggaagatgaagatgaagaaggtaCTGGAAAAGAAGTAAGAAAAGCAAAGAGTTTAAAGTGTTtaatggaggaagagaagagaacgAAGAAAGAGAACATGGTTGTGATGAAATACGATACCGATTTCTACAAAATTTCGTCCGATATAGCAAAGGAGACATGGGTTGGTGGTGGAATGAGAGATCCATTTTCAAGGAGTCGAAGTTGGAAAAGATGA
- the LOC108984905 gene encoding uncharacterized protein LOC108984905 isoform X2, with product MRLIRICKSLVSLSLENPLPHLHETPTLSCLISVLYFSSSKPKKSTSTVTVLDYLINQHQFSPEAALKASSTFTYLRNPEKADSVLSFFKESGFSQTHIEQVVKIIPKVLSAKLAVTIKPKIKIFQDSGFAPDDIAEIVSGDPWILTRSPGNEIGPSILVLKSILDSNEDIVRVLKSSGWFLNHDLNKTMMPNIEFLKRCGISSSQIVKYLFNFPRFFLLKPESIQAFVKKVDGMGFDRKSKMFLSAIRTVSSMSERNWELKLELFRSLGFSEKDILDVFRRAPQVFAISERKIKER from the exons ATGAGACTAATAAGAATCTGTAAAAGCCTTGTCTCACTCTCTCTAGAAAACCCTCTGCCGCATCTCCACGAAACCCCAACTCTCTCCTGCTTAATCTCTGTGTTATATTTCTCCTCCTCTAAACCCAAGAAATCAACATCCACTGTAACAGTCCTGGACTACTTGATCAATCAGCACCAATTCTCGCCTGAAGCTGCTCTGAAAGCTTCATCAACCTTTACTTACCTGAGAAATCCAGAAAAGGCGGATTCCGTTCTTTCGTTCTTCAAGGAGAGCGGTTTCTCCCAGACCCATATCGAGCAAGTGGTTAAGATAATACCCAAGGTTCTCTCTGCCAAACTTGCCGTTACCatcaaacccaaaatcaaaattttccagGACTCGGGCTTTGCACCCGACGACATTGCGGAGATTGTATCCGGTGACCCGTGGATTCTTACTCGGAGTCCAGGTAATGAGATTGGACCCTCAATTTTGGTGTTGAAGAGTATTCTGGATTCCAATGAAGACATCGTTAGGGTCTTAAAGTCTTCAGGGTGGTTTTTGAATCATGATTTGAATAAGACTATGATGCCCAATATTGAATTTCTGAAGCGTTGTGGAATTAGTTCTTCGCAGATCgttaaatatttgtttaatttcccTAGGTTTTTTCTGCTTAAGCCGGAGAGCATTCAGGCTTTCGTTAAAAAGGTTGATGGAATGGGGTTTGATAGAAAGTCTAAGATGTTTCTTTCTGCCATTCGGACAGTGAGTTCAATGTCAGAAAGGAATTGGGAGCTCAAGTTGGAACTTTTCCGAAGTTTGGGGTTTTCAGAAAAAGATATTCTTGATGTGTTTAGGAGGGCGCCTCAGGTTTTTGCTATATCCGAGAGGAAAATTAAGGAG CGTTGA
- the LOC108984495 gene encoding inactive TPR repeat-containing thioredoxin TTL3-like isoform X1 encodes MAEMAKHRVNGDVGCGFMGGIFQRRSFWPRRTSVYSLPPNSGNDILRVPSTDSSKRQRSSSGESARIASNSRNTAPKINEQSSTNCVSVHPRPSTSHRRVRGRRLSDAARSSTSSSTSLSQRKMSKSPDSGDERKPTRESSGSSTEITRMITTDSQQLCESKALVRATSSNVMLLGHVGNLRQPGPGKLQGNNSPNATVKTEGYLSRNLQERSSMTKPKNGVGKIGCNAIMGNIVRKNSDEFRQFGGVVNKFNPETFKGMGNEAYKQGRFEEALALYDRAIALDSNKSSYHCNRSAALIGLGRIVEAILECKEAILIEPSYHRAHHRLAKLYLRVGETEKAIHHYKHSGAYADLEDIAQAETVRKHLSRCISAAKLKEWITLLNDTRSAISYGADSAPQVYALQAEALLSLCRHEEAQATYQKGPNFKTDFCIKLFGPSYSAYIMMIEARVLLAAGRFDDAMAASQHAARLDPSNKEVNDVVKRARAVTSARLSGNLLFRASKFSEACLVYSEGLENDPYNSILLCNRAACRSKLGQYEKAVEDCTSALNVWPSYIKARLRRADCNAKLERWEVSVQDYEMLIRETPANEEVGRALFEAQVQLKKRRGEDIKDLKFGSNLIFINSNERFRHFITSPGMSVVLFCKKTNHKQVLHVLEQVCKKFPSIHFLKVEIEDHPYLAKLESVVSIPAFRIYKNGAKVKEVPGNDREMLETSVKLYSS; translated from the exons ATGGCAGAAATGGCAAAGCACAGGGTGAATGGTGACGTCGGTTGTGGTTTTATGGGAGGGATCTTCCAACGCCGGAGCTTCTGGCCGAGAAGAACTTCTGTGTATTCACTACCGCCGAACAGTGGCAACGATATATTGAGGGTACCGAGTACTGATAGTTCCAAGAGGCAGAGAAGCAGCTCCGGCGAGTCTGCTCGCATAGCATCCAATTCACGCAACACTGCACCAAAAATCAATGAACAATCCTCGACGAACTGTGTCTCGGTCCATCCCAGGCCTTCAACTTCTCACAGAAGAGTTCGAGGTCGAAGACTTTCCGATGCTGCAAGAAGTTCGACATCATCTTCCACTAGTTTAAGCCAGAGAAAGATGTCCAAATCCCCGGACTCGGGCGACGAAAGAAAGCCAACGAGAGAGTCCTCTGGCAGCTCCACGGAGATTACTAGGATGATCACAACTGATTCCCAGCAATTATGTGAAAGCAAAGCCCTCGTTCGAGCAACCTCAAGCAATGTAATGCTTTTAGGCCACGTGGGCAACTTGAGGCAACCAGGGCCTGGGAAGTTGCAAGGAAATAACAGTCCCAATGCCACTGTCAAGACCGAGGGTTACCTATCTAGAAATCTTCAAGAGAGAAGCTCCATGACTAAGCCCAAAAATGGCGTCGGGAAAATCGGCTGCAATGCTATTATGGGCAACATTGTAAGGAAGAATAGTGACGAATTTAGACAGTTTGGAGGTGTGGTGAATAAATTCAATCCTGAGACGTTCAAGGGCATGGGAAACGAGGCCTATAAGCAGGGCAGATTTGAAGAGGCATTAGCTTTATATGATCGAGCAATCGCTCTCGATTCAAACAAGTCATCCTATCATTGCAACAGGAGTGCCGCTTTGATAGGTCTAGGCCGGATTGTGGAGGCCATCTTGGAATGCAAAGAAGCTATTCTAATCGAGCCTTCATATCACAGAGCTCATCATCGTCTGGCAAAACTATATCTCAG AGTTGGAGAAACAGAGAAAGCGATACATCACTACAAACATTCAGGCGCCTATGCTGACTTAGAAGACATAGCCCAAGCTGAGACTGTTCGAAAGCACCTCAGCAGGTGCATCTCAGCTGCCAAGTTAAAAGAGTGGATTACTCTGCTAAACGACACCCGGTCTGCAATATCCTACGGTGCTGACTCAGCACCACAG GTCTACGCCCTACAAGCAGAGGCATTGCTGAGCCTTTGTAGACATGAAGAGGCCCAGGCTACCTATCAGAAAGGACCGAACTTCAAGActgatttttgtataaaattatttgggcCCTCGTACAGTGCTTACATCATGATGATTGAGGCACGGGTTTTGTTGGCAGCTGGCAG GTTTGATGATGCTATGGCAGCATCTCAACATGCAGCTAGACTTGATCCAAGCAACAAGGAGGTGAATGACGTGGTAAAGAGAGCAAGAGCAGTGACATCAGCTCGATTGAGTGGTAACCTGCTCTTCAGAGCATCAAAATTCTCAGAAGCATGTCTTGTATACAGTGAAGGACTAGAGAATGATCCATATAACTCGATTCTGCTATGTAACCGAGCAGCCTGTCGATCCAAGCTAGGTCAATATGAGAAAGCCGTTGAAGATTGCACATCAGCTCTTAACGTGTGGCCTTCTTACATAAAGGCCAGGCTACGaagggcagattgcaatgccaag TTGGAAAGATGGGAAGTTTCTGTTCAAGACTACGAGATGTTGATAAGAGAGACTCCTGCGAATGAGGAGGTGGGCAGGGCCCTGTTCGAGGCACAGGTTCAGCTTAAGAAGCGACGAGGTGAAGACATTAAAGACCTAAAATTTGGttcaaatttgattttcatcaacagtaatgaacggTTCAGACACTTCATAACCTCACCCG GGATGTCCGTGGTGCTGTTTTGCAAGAAAACGAACCACAAGCAAGTGTTGCATGTACTGGAGCAAGTTTGCAAGAAATTCCCATCTATTCATTTCCTCAAG GTTGAGATCGAAGACCATCCCTACTTAGCAAAATTAGAGAGTGTGGTCTCCATTCCGGCTTTTAGAATATATAAGAATGGAGCAAAGGTGAAAGAGGTTCCAGGCAATGACCGTGAAATGTTAGAAACTTCAGTCAAATTGTACAGCAGTTGa
- the LOC118349836 gene encoding transcription termination factor MTERF6, chloroplastic/mitochondrial-like produces MRLMRICKSLVSLSLENPLPHLHETPTLSCLISVLYFSSSKPKKSTSTVTVLDYLINQHQFSPEAALKASSTFTYLRNPEKADSVLSFFKESGFSQTHIEQVVKRMPKVLSARLAVTIKPIIKIFQDSGFARNDIAEIVCGDPWILTRSAGNQIGPSILVLKSILNSNEDIVRVLKSSGWFLNHDLNKTMMPNIEFLKRCEISSSQIVTYLFNFPRFFLLKPESIQAFVKKVDGMGFDRKSKMFLCAIRTVSSMSERNWELKLEFFRSLGFSEKDILDVFRRKPQVFAISERKIKDVTGLLFSARNVDISYIVDHPELLISSVERRLKPRLRVLDTLEKKNVLNRKPCLTTVCRMAEQKFLNKFVLPYSKELAELNEAGGGSYSIGCVQ; encoded by the coding sequence ATGAGACTAATGAGAATCTGCAAAAGCCTTGTCTCACTCTCTCTAGAAAACCCTCTGCCGCATCTCCACGAAACCCCAACTCTCTCCTGCTTAATCTCTGTGTTATATTTCTCCTCCTCAAAACCCAAGAAATCAACATCCACTGTAACAGTCCTGGACTACTTGATCAATCAGCACCAATTCTCGCCTGAAGCTGCTCTGAAAGCTTCATCAACCTTTACTTACCTGAGAAATCCAGAAAAGGCGGATTCCGTTCTTTCGTTCTTCAAGGAGAGCGGTTTCTCCCAGACCCATATCGAGCAAGTGGTTAAGAGAATGCCCAAGGTTCTCTCTGCCAGACTTGCCGTTACCATCAAACCCATAATCAAAATTTTCCAGGACTCGGGCTTTGCACGCAACGACATTGCGGAGATTGTATGCGGTGACCCGTGGATTCTTACTCGGAGTGCCGGTAATCAGATTGGACCCTCAATTTTGGTGTTGAAGAGTATTCTGAATTCCAATGAAGACATCGTTAGGGTCTTAAAGTCTTCAGGGTGGTTTTTGAATCATGATTTGAATAAGACTATGATGCCCAATATTGAATTTCTGAAGCGTTGTGAAATTAGTTCTTCGCAGATCGTTacatatttgtttaatttcccGAGGTTTTTTCTGCTTAAGCCGGAGAGCATTCAGGCTTTCGTTAAAAAGGTTGATGGAATGGGGTTTGATAGAAAGTCTAAGATGTTTCTTTGTGCCATTCGGACAGTGAGTTCAATGTCAGAAAGGAATTGGGAGCTCAAGTTGGAATTTTTCCGAAGTTTGGGGTTTTCGGAAAAAGATATTCTTGATGTGTTTAGGAGGAAGCCTCAGGTTTTTGCTATATCCGAGAGGAAAATTAAGGACGTAACTGGGCTCCTGTTTAGCGCTCGGAACGTAGATATCTCTTATATTGTTGACCATCCAGAATTGCTTATTAGCAGCGTTGAGCGCAGGTTAAAACCCCGTCTACGAGTTTTGGACActctggaaaagaaaaatgtgctTAATAGGAAACCTTGTTTAACTACTGTCTGCCGAATGGCCGAGCAGAAGTTCTTAAACAAATTTGTACTTCCTTATTCAAAAGAACTCGCGGAGTTAAATGAGGCTGGTGGGGGTTCATATTCAATTGGATGCGTACAATGA
- the LOC108984905 gene encoding uncharacterized protein LOC108984905 isoform X1 has product MRLIRICKSLVSLSLENPLPHLHETPTLSCLISVLYFSSSKPKKSTSTVTVLDYLINQHQFSPEAALKASSTFTYLRNPEKADSVLSFFKESGFSQTHIEQVVKIIPKVLSAKLAVTIKPKIKIFQDSGFAPDDIAEIVSGDPWILTRSPGNEIGPSILVLKSILDSNEDIVRVLKSSGWFLNHDLNKTMMPNIEFLKRCGISSSQIVKYLFNFPRFFLLKPESIQAFVKKVDGMGFDRKSKMFLSAIRTVSSMSERNWELKLELFRSLGFSEKDILDVFRRAPQVFAISERKIKEVTGLLFSSRKIDISYIVDHPELLICSVEHRLKPRLRVLEILEKKNVLNRKPRLTTVCRMPEEKFLNKFVLPYSKELAEVNEAGGSSYTIGCIQ; this is encoded by the coding sequence ATGAGACTAATAAGAATCTGTAAAAGCCTTGTCTCACTCTCTCTAGAAAACCCTCTGCCGCATCTCCACGAAACCCCAACTCTCTCCTGCTTAATCTCTGTGTTATATTTCTCCTCCTCTAAACCCAAGAAATCAACATCCACTGTAACAGTCCTGGACTACTTGATCAATCAGCACCAATTCTCGCCTGAAGCTGCTCTGAAAGCTTCATCAACCTTTACTTACCTGAGAAATCCAGAAAAGGCGGATTCCGTTCTTTCGTTCTTCAAGGAGAGCGGTTTCTCCCAGACCCATATCGAGCAAGTGGTTAAGATAATACCCAAGGTTCTCTCTGCCAAACTTGCCGTTACCatcaaacccaaaatcaaaattttccagGACTCGGGCTTTGCACCCGACGACATTGCGGAGATTGTATCCGGTGACCCGTGGATTCTTACTCGGAGTCCAGGTAATGAGATTGGACCCTCAATTTTGGTGTTGAAGAGTATTCTGGATTCCAATGAAGACATCGTTAGGGTCTTAAAGTCTTCAGGGTGGTTTTTGAATCATGATTTGAATAAGACTATGATGCCCAATATTGAATTTCTGAAGCGTTGTGGAATTAGTTCTTCGCAGATCgttaaatatttgtttaatttcccTAGGTTTTTTCTGCTTAAGCCGGAGAGCATTCAGGCTTTCGTTAAAAAGGTTGATGGAATGGGGTTTGATAGAAAGTCTAAGATGTTTCTTTCTGCCATTCGGACAGTGAGTTCAATGTCAGAAAGGAATTGGGAGCTCAAGTTGGAACTTTTCCGAAGTTTGGGGTTTTCAGAAAAAGATATTCTTGATGTGTTTAGGAGGGCGCCTCAGGTTTTTGCTATATCCGAGAGGAAAATTAAGGAGGTAACTGGGCTCCTGTTTAGCTCTCGGAAGATAGATATCTCGTATATTGTTGACCATCCAGAATTGCTTATTTGCAGCGTTGAGCACAGGTTAAAACCCCGTCTACGAGTTTTGGAGAttctggaaaagaaaaatgtgctTAATAGGAAACCTCGTTTAACTACTGTCTGCCGAATGCCCGAGGAGAAGTTCTTAAACAAATTTGTACTTCCTTATTCAAAAGAACTCGCGGAGGTAAATGAGGCTGGTGGGAGTTCATACACAATTGGATGCATACAATGA
- the LOC108991159 gene encoding uncharacterized protein LOC108991159 yields the protein MDSGSSGSMQSSSGGDDQEYDSRAGSASVFMNPPSHYGSMSNPQPLIFSPDQNHQSNLLDLSSNYIHAFSQSQANSHPNYMLHNLEAVQPRGPRSEANCTGLGNLTPSSSSSSQSILATRGLDQGSSPSSMQIRSVHDNGARATAQPNVVRNSKKRTRATRRAPTTVLSTDTSNFRAMVQEFTGIPSPPFSGSSVPYFRRFDLFSNSSALRSGNLEPAGVLHPLRPSAQKVHSSPFVSSSPSSSLFNNTMGDIATNINTLNNLYPQVPSNLGFPRQTRNMLNVQNPILTFQSLHQPSVHPSLNVSGFGAPPPGSHVGMPSIEELGMSHGHVNVNLSGLPNHEAGSNDGNEDHHFRSLDGNYGSNSARVGGCKLNYSTPSTSDFNHEKALVNVSTRGTEGTFDSWICPSD from the coding sequence ATGGATTCTGGTAGTAGTGGAAGTATGCAATCTTCTAGTGGTGGTGATGATCAAGAGTATGATTCGCGGGCAGGGTCAGCCTCGGTTTTCATGAATCCTCCTAGTCACTATGGTTCCATGTCAAACCCACAGCCTTTGATTTTTTCTCCAGACCAAAACCACCAATCCAATTTGTTGGATCTTTCATCCAATTATATCCATGCTTTCTCTCAATCTCAAGCAAACTCCCATCCCAATTATATGCTACATAATCTTGAAGCGGTTCAACCTAGAGGCCCCAGATCTGAAGCCAATTGCACTGGCCTTGGAAACCTGACTCCCTCATCGTCATCATCAAGCCAATCCATCTTAGCTACTCGTGGACTTGACCAGGGTTCAAGCCCATCATCGATGCAAATACGATCTGTTCATGACAATGGCGCACGAGCTACAGCACAACCCAACGTAGTCCGCAACTCCAAGAAGCGAACTAGAGCTACAAGGAGAGCACCCACCACTGTTCTCTCCACCGACACCTCGAATTTCAGGGCAATGGTGCAAGAATTCACTGGGATTCCCTCACCACCCTTTTCAGGTTCATCAGTACCCTACTTTCGCCGGTTTGATCTCTTCAGCAATAGCTCGGCCTTGCGGTCTGGTAATTTGGAACCGGCTGGAGTTCTTCACCCTTTACGTCCTTCTGCCCAAAAGGTCCACTCATCACCATTTGtgtcttcttctccttcttcttcattgtttAACAATACTATGGGCGATATTGCTACCAATATCAATaccttaaataatttatacCCCCAAGTCCCATCCAATCTAGGCTTTCCAAGACAGACTCGAAATATGCTGAACGTGCAAAACCCAATTCTCACATTCCAGTCTCTCCACCAGCCATCTGTTCACCCTTCACTCAATGTGTCAGGATTTGGTGCACCGCCTCCAGGCAGTCATGTAGGAATGCCATCCATTGAGGAGTTGGGTATGAGCCATGGACATGTCAATGTAAACCTTAGTGGGCTCCCAAATCATGAAGCTGGATCAAACGATGGGAACGAAGATCATCATTTTCGGTCTTTGGATGGGAATTATGGAAGTAATTCGGCGCGTGTTGGTGGCTGTAAGTTGAACTACTCAACACCTTCAACATCGGATTTCAACCATGAGAAAGCTTTGGTGAATGTGTCTACGAGGGGGACTGAAGGTACATTTGATTCGTGGATTTGTCCGTCAGATTAA
- the LOC108984495 gene encoding inactive TPR repeat-containing thioredoxin TTL3-like isoform X2, whose protein sequence is MAEMAKHRVNGDVGCGFMGGIFQRRSFWPRRTSVYSLPPNSGNDILRVPSTDSSKRQRSSSGESARIASNSRNTAPKINEQSSTNCVSVHPRPSTSHRRVRGRRLSDAARSSTSSSTSLSQRKMSKSPDSGDERKPTRESSGSSTEITRMITTDSQQLCESKALVRATSSNVMLLGHVGNLRQPGPGKLQGNNSPNATVKTEGYLSRNLQERSSMTKPKNGVGKIGCNAIMGNIVRKNSDEFRQFGGVVNKFNPETFKGMGNEAYKQGRFEEALALYDRAIALDSNKSSYHCNRSAALIGLGRIVEAILECKEAILIEPSYHRAHHRLAKLYLRVGETEKAIHHYKHSGAYADLEDIAQAETVRKHLSRCISAAKLKEWITLLNDTRSAISYGADSAPQVYALQAEALLSLCRHEEAQATYQKGPNFKTDFCIKLFGPSYSAYIMMIEARVLLAAGRFDDAMAASQHAARLDPSNKEVNDVVKRARAVTSARLSGNLLFRASKFSEACLVYSEGLENDPYNSILLCNRAACRSKLGQYEKAVEDCTSALNVWPSYIKARLRRADCNAKLERWEVSVQDYEMLIRETPANEEVGRALFEAQVQLKKRRGEDIKDLKFGSNLIFINSNERFRHFITSPENEPQASVACTGASLQEIPIYSFPQG, encoded by the exons ATGGCAGAAATGGCAAAGCACAGGGTGAATGGTGACGTCGGTTGTGGTTTTATGGGAGGGATCTTCCAACGCCGGAGCTTCTGGCCGAGAAGAACTTCTGTGTATTCACTACCGCCGAACAGTGGCAACGATATATTGAGGGTACCGAGTACTGATAGTTCCAAGAGGCAGAGAAGCAGCTCCGGCGAGTCTGCTCGCATAGCATCCAATTCACGCAACACTGCACCAAAAATCAATGAACAATCCTCGACGAACTGTGTCTCGGTCCATCCCAGGCCTTCAACTTCTCACAGAAGAGTTCGAGGTCGAAGACTTTCCGATGCTGCAAGAAGTTCGACATCATCTTCCACTAGTTTAAGCCAGAGAAAGATGTCCAAATCCCCGGACTCGGGCGACGAAAGAAAGCCAACGAGAGAGTCCTCTGGCAGCTCCACGGAGATTACTAGGATGATCACAACTGATTCCCAGCAATTATGTGAAAGCAAAGCCCTCGTTCGAGCAACCTCAAGCAATGTAATGCTTTTAGGCCACGTGGGCAACTTGAGGCAACCAGGGCCTGGGAAGTTGCAAGGAAATAACAGTCCCAATGCCACTGTCAAGACCGAGGGTTACCTATCTAGAAATCTTCAAGAGAGAAGCTCCATGACTAAGCCCAAAAATGGCGTCGGGAAAATCGGCTGCAATGCTATTATGGGCAACATTGTAAGGAAGAATAGTGACGAATTTAGACAGTTTGGAGGTGTGGTGAATAAATTCAATCCTGAGACGTTCAAGGGCATGGGAAACGAGGCCTATAAGCAGGGCAGATTTGAAGAGGCATTAGCTTTATATGATCGAGCAATCGCTCTCGATTCAAACAAGTCATCCTATCATTGCAACAGGAGTGCCGCTTTGATAGGTCTAGGCCGGATTGTGGAGGCCATCTTGGAATGCAAAGAAGCTATTCTAATCGAGCCTTCATATCACAGAGCTCATCATCGTCTGGCAAAACTATATCTCAG AGTTGGAGAAACAGAGAAAGCGATACATCACTACAAACATTCAGGCGCCTATGCTGACTTAGAAGACATAGCCCAAGCTGAGACTGTTCGAAAGCACCTCAGCAGGTGCATCTCAGCTGCCAAGTTAAAAGAGTGGATTACTCTGCTAAACGACACCCGGTCTGCAATATCCTACGGTGCTGACTCAGCACCACAG GTCTACGCCCTACAAGCAGAGGCATTGCTGAGCCTTTGTAGACATGAAGAGGCCCAGGCTACCTATCAGAAAGGACCGAACTTCAAGActgatttttgtataaaattatttgggcCCTCGTACAGTGCTTACATCATGATGATTGAGGCACGGGTTTTGTTGGCAGCTGGCAG GTTTGATGATGCTATGGCAGCATCTCAACATGCAGCTAGACTTGATCCAAGCAACAAGGAGGTGAATGACGTGGTAAAGAGAGCAAGAGCAGTGACATCAGCTCGATTGAGTGGTAACCTGCTCTTCAGAGCATCAAAATTCTCAGAAGCATGTCTTGTATACAGTGAAGGACTAGAGAATGATCCATATAACTCGATTCTGCTATGTAACCGAGCAGCCTGTCGATCCAAGCTAGGTCAATATGAGAAAGCCGTTGAAGATTGCACATCAGCTCTTAACGTGTGGCCTTCTTACATAAAGGCCAGGCTACGaagggcagattgcaatgccaag TTGGAAAGATGGGAAGTTTCTGTTCAAGACTACGAGATGTTGATAAGAGAGACTCCTGCGAATGAGGAGGTGGGCAGGGCCCTGTTCGAGGCACAGGTTCAGCTTAAGAAGCGACGAGGTGAAGACATTAAAGACCTAAAATTTGGttcaaatttgattttcatcaacagtaatgaacggTTCAGACACTTCATAACCTCACCCG AAAACGAACCACAAGCAAGTGTTGCATGTACTGGAGCAAGTTTGCAAGAAATTCCCATCTATTCATTTCCTCAAG GTTGA